The Triticum aestivum cultivar Chinese Spring chromosome 3A, IWGSC CS RefSeq v2.1, whole genome shotgun sequence genome includes a region encoding these proteins:
- the LOC123062115 gene encoding CBL-interacting protein kinase 19 gives MAATKPPPRDPSPQAARLPSPSSSSSSSAAAAAAAKRGGTGSRGLLMGRYELGRVLGKGTFAKVYHARHLQTGESVAIKVLDREKAVRSGLVSHIKREIAVLRRVRHPNIVHLFEVMATKTKIYFVMELVRGGELFSRVSKGRLKEDIARRYFQHLISAVGFCHTRGVFHRDLKPENLLVDEAGNLKVSDFGLSAVADPFHPDGLLHTFCGTPSYVAPEVLARRGYEGAKADIWSCGVILFVLMAGYLPFHDQNLMAMYRKVYKGEFRCPRWFSKDLTSLIMRFLDTNPSTRITLPEVMENRWFKKGFRPVKFYIEDDQLYNVIDAENDMLDLGLTDPLPQPLPPPPPSPSPQEVDGDDSGSESDASVVSCPATSSFEERHRLRGPLPRPASLNAFDIISFSRGFNLSGLFEEKGDEVRFISSEPMSDIITKLEEIANVKSFAVRKKDWRVSLEGTREGVKGPLTICAEIFELTPSLVVVEVKKKAGDKEEYDDFCNKELKPGMQHLVHQMVPVPNTPTISE, from the coding sequence ATGGCGGCCACCAAGCCGCCGCCGCGTGACCCGTCGCCGCAGGCCGCGCGGCTGccgtccccttcctcctcctcctcctcctcggcggcggcggcggcggcggccaagcgAGGCGGCACAGGCTCCCGCGGGCTGCTCATGGGGCGGTACGAGCTGGGCCGCGTCCTGGGCAAGGGCACCTTCGCCAAGGTGTACCACGCGCGGCACCTGCAGACCGGCGAGAGCGTGGCCATCAAGGTGCTCGACCGGGAGAAGGCCGTGCGGAGCGGCCTCGTCTCGCACATCAAGCGCGAGATCGCCGTGCTCCGCCGCGTGCGCCACCCCAACATCGTGCACCTCTTCGAGGTCATGGCCACCAAGACCAAGATCTACTTCGTCATGGAGCTCGTCCGCGGCGGCGAGCTCTTCTCCCGCGTCTCCAAGGGCCGCCTCAAGGAGGACATTGCGCGCCGCTACTTCCAGCACCTCATCTCCGCCGTCGGATTCTGCCACACCCGCGGGGTCTTCCACCGGGACCTCAAGCCGGAGAACCTCCTCGTCGACGAGGCGGGCAACCTCAAGGTCTCCGACTTCGgcctctccgccgtcgccgaccCGTTCCACCCAGACGGCCTCCTCCACACCTTCTGCGGCACCCCCTCCTACGTCGCGCCCGAGGTCCTCGCGCGCCGTGGATACGAAGGCGCCAAGGCCGACATATGGTCCTGCGGCGTCATCCTCTTTGTTCTCATGGCCGGATACCTCCCTTTCCATGACCAGAACCTCATGGCCATGTACCGTAAGGTTTACAAGGGAGAATTCCGGTGTCCACGGTGGTTCTCCAAGGACCTTACTAGCCTGATCATGCGTTTCCTTGACACAAACCCAAGCACCAGGATCACCTTGCCGGAGGTCATGGAGAACCGGTGGTTCAAGAAAGGATTCCGGCCAGTCAAGTTCTATATTGAAGACGACCAGCTGTACAACGTCATAGATGCCGAGAATGATATGCTCGACTTGGGTCTCACTGACCCTCTTCCTCAACCATTGCCGCCTCCACCTCCATCTCCATCCCCACAAGAAGTTGATGGAGACGACTCAGGGTCAGAGTCCGACGCATCAGTCGTGTCCTGCCCTGCCACATCGTCATTTGAAGAGCGCCACAGGCTCCGCGGGCCGCTCCCGCGCCCCGCTAGCCTTAATGCGTTCGACATCATATCATTCTCAAGGGGATTCAACTTGTCGGGGCTGTTTGAGGAAAAAGGGGACGAGGTGAGATTCATCTCGAGTGAACCTATGTCGGACATTATAACCAAATTGGAGGAGATCGCAAATGTGAAGAGCTTCGCGGTGCGGAAGAAGGATTGGCGGGTGAGCCTGGAGGGCACAAGGGAAGGGGTCAAGGGTCCACTAACAATCTGCGCGGAGATTTTTGAACTCACACCCTCCCTTGTAGTAGTGGAGGTAAAAAAGAAGGCCGGGGATAAGGAAGAGTATGATGATTTCTGCAACAAGGAACTGAAGCCAGGAATGCAGCATCTTGTGCACCAGATGGTCCCAGTTCCAAATACACCTACCATTTCTGAGTAG